The genome window TCACCGAGTATGGGAACTTGGCGTACTCGCCAGGTCTCACCATCTTCAATGGGTTCACGACATCGGCATCGATGTCCGACCTGTGCCAATGCTTAGGGTCCCTGATTGGACGATCCTTGTCGAAGGAGTCCTCTCTAATGTACATAATATCGGAATCAATGGTGATTCTGACACGGTCGTCACCAGGGATTTGGAACGCAGTTCTCTGGTACAACGTTCTTAGCACAGGTTGCAACTCGTTTTCAAGAATGAACTTCTGGATGGAATCAAACTCattttccaacttcttggcaGTATCGCTGCTGGACCCAGActccttcaacttcttcaacatgaGCTCCTTGTATTCTGTGTCGCCGTTGAAAATGAAACCGTTGATGAACTTGGGCTTCAACTTGATTCTAGTCTCTTCAAAGTCGGTTCTGTTTGACTCATCGTCAATGACAAACATTCTCTTCTCCAAGAAAATGTCTGGCTTGTCACTCAACTTCCCGATCCATCTCAAACGCAACGTTGGAGCAGAATTGgtcttcaacaacttgtTGTTGTACAACTCGAATGCGTCGTTGTCAAAGTACAACGTGGAAATCACGGGCTCGAAACTCTTGTTCAAATGGCCCACATCCGTTTCGTTGCTCGAATTGGAAATCGCAGGCCCGCCGTCGTCATTCAAAAGCGACGACTCTAACCTGTTGATTAAATCGTCACTCTCAGATGGCGCCTGTGCATAAACTAGCACGGGTAACCGTCTCAAAATATTCGTCTTCACCTCCATCAAATTATCCTGGTGCACCCAGAACTTGAACGACTGCGTCGTGGTCTCCTCGTGGTTTGGAATCGACGAAAACTTGGAAGAATTCGCCAACGACTTGGACACAGTTGAGAAGTTGTTCCTCACAATATTGTACAAGTAAGAAATCTTGTACAACAAAGGCGAATACTCTTCCGAATGGAATGGAAGCGACTTCAATCTAACCTGCAACAACGACTTCACAGATGGGTACCCAGGGTGCAACTTATCGTGCTTCTTAACAATCTTAGTGAACCCAGTAAAGTTCAAACGCTGGAAATTGTCCAATTCCTGCGCCTGACTCAAACACTCCTCCAAATGTTGCTGGAACGCTTGGAAATCAATAGACTGCAAACTCTCGTCATTGTCAGTCTCCTCTTCAAGCTTATTCAACGTGTTCATAATCTTATTGTAAGTCGAAGTCTGGAAACTATACACTTTCTCAAGCTCCTCATCTAGCGCCGTCACAAACTTCGACTCGTCTTTTTCCGTCCAATACTCATCCGCCTTACCCTGTTTTTTCCCCTTCTTACTACCACTATTGTTAATCTCAGAATCACGAATAACGGACTCCTTcaaaagcttcttcaacttctcaTAGTCGATATACTGATCTCTCCATGGAGGATAAGTATCATTGGCTAATTTCACACCAAACAacattatatttttttttagccACCTGAATACTCAACTCAATTCCACTATTAATGCAGCTCAATCTCCTATAATATGGCCCCTGTCTGACTAGATATGCTTATTTTAAAAACACACTTATGTATAGAATAATCTATTATATGTGTAGAATTAAAGGACGGACCAAAGTTTCCATCCTTTAATTTATCAATTTTGAAGGGGAGAAAAAATTAACCATGTTCGATGCCATATAAAAGCTGTAAattggcattttttttttttttaatattaatattaattaatatatatagtgGGAAAAAGAGGCCGAAAAGATTAGGCACGTGCGTGCGGTCACGTGGATCTGTTTTTTTACTGTTTCCGtactgttacccggatgttGGTTTGACCCGAAAAACGTCTCGAAGAGATTGTCACTATCTACGTATGTATGGACCCTTGGCACGTAACGGGCGGCACGTGACGTgtttttctccttcttccttccttcctttccccgggtaaccaagtgtgtgttgttttttttgcgATTTTCCAATCAGGTCACGTGGGTGGGAATCATCTTGCTCCGGTCCAGCCAGCACACCATCGCCCATCTTATTCATTCATCTATTCATTGGGAATTGCAAGTGCTTCTTGCTCCACGAAATGCTGCTGTACTTGCCtgtatatttattttttttcaattgtatatatatatatatagttaaTAATATGGTATTTAGTTTGGTTTGGTCTGGTCTAGTCTAGTTTTGACAAAATAGCTCTCAGTTTAACAACAGTTGGCCTTGGATCCCGATGCTCCAGAGCCACGGATACTCACACTGCCCTCCTTGTCTGCCTTCCCCTCCATCTTACCATCGTCGATCTTATCCTGGATCAACTTAGCCaaagtgaagaagatctCGCTCACGTTTGTATCGTCCTTGGCACTGGCCTCAATGAATGGAATTCCCAACTCCTTCGCCAATGCTTCCCCTTGTTCGTATGACACAGTTCTCGTATCCATGTCCTTCTTGTTCCCCACTAGCAGCATCACCACATCCTCGCTAGCATGCTGGTTAACAGTAGAAAACCACTGTCTGATGTTCTCAAACGTTCTCTCATCCGTCACATCGTAAATCAACACAATCCCCATCGCACCCCGGTAGTACGCAGTAGTGATGGTCCTGAACCGCTCCTGCCCAGCAGTATCCCAAAGCTGCAACTTCACACGCTTCCCATTGATATCCACAGtcttgatcttgaaatCAATACCAATCGTAGTAATAAACGTTGGAGTAAACTTGTCTTCCACAAAACGCACCAAAAGACACGACTTACCCACACCAGAGTCCCCGAGAAGCAAAATCTTCATCACAGAATCATAGTTCTTGTTCATGCTGCCATTCGCAGACACAGTTCTTAGTCCTGACATCCCTATTAATTCTATTCTTTTAAAGCCGAAATATACTACTACCTAATGCTTtctttagcttcttctaTACTTTCCTAATTCGATACTATCAAACAGCCCAAAAACCAGCAACTTTAAGCAGTCTATCCCCCACTAGTCTATGTTATGGGTCACTATTACGTCCCTTTCACACTTCAATGCTGTTTTCTACCGCCGCTTCGCTCCTTCTCAATCATCTTTGTACTCCATTTAATGTGGTaatctctctctttctttgcaatCTCCCTTTCCAGATTAAAGTCGAAATCTTTTGATGGGGAAAAAGCCGAATCGTCGTTCGTGATATGATTTTTTGTATTAGGTGACATACTCTCTATACACAAATCTATACTACTGGTACTACTGGTACCGCTGGTAcagctggtgctgctggtactactactgccTCATGCGTAATAGCTTCTCCATAATACACCTTCCATGTCTTCTAGTTGTTCTGACGTGAACTGGAATCTGTCCAAGTGCCATGTATCGGCTCTCACTTTCTTGTATCTTGAGATGATGTTCTTTGCGGCAGCACCACACATGCCACTAGTACGTGCCCACGACGCGAGGATGGCTATGTTGGCTGGCACCCAGTCTGGAAGCGGGGATACGTATGGGAATGCTTCTATTATGGCGCCTAAACCTAATACCGCACCGTGAATTTCGGTATTTGATTTGGAAAGCGCTGCCTTCTGCTTAGAAGTGTAGGACCCTAGCTTCTTGTTGAAGTGATCTAGAAGCATATGCAACGTAGCAGTGTCATAGGAGATGTTGTGTACAATCCCTGCTAGAACGAACGCTGCCTTCTGGCGCACTTCGACGGAAGATTCGTAGTATAGCTTGTCAACGACGAAGTCCAATATCTTTTCGCGTTCCGGCTCCTTCATCACCAACGACTGGGTCGAGAAGATCTTTTCTGCGTACGTCAAGTTCACACGAAGCTCATGGGAGCTTGTTAGGTCTGTCAAGTCTAGGATTGAGATCATTTCCGGTAGCAGGTGTTTGGGGATCGGAATGTATGCGAGTTCCAAGTATACATTGTACGCCTTGATGTTCACCATCTTGCACACATCGCGCATACGGTCTAGCTTCATCAAGAATGGGGCCAAATACTTGTACGCAAAGGGGGCTAGACATGCCTTGGCACCGGTATGGATTAGATGGGACGTCCAATAGAACATTGTCGTTGCCAAGTATATGTATCGTGTTTTCAAAATGTCCTGAGCTGAAAGGTTCTTTACTAGCTCTCTTTCGGTTTCGATCTCCTCGAAGATTTTGATGGCCTTTTCTTTCAGCCACTCGGGCACCTCCCTCACCTCTAGTGGTTGATTCTGTGCCGATTCAAGTAACGATTTGACATTCGGTTTGTGAGCCGATGCCTTCACGTAGAATATAACCGAAAACAATTTTCCGACTTCACGGCGGACAACATCCGAAGGATGGTCAAAGACTAGATTGTCAATGATGCGCTGAACTGATCCCATCTTGAACGTGACATCGGAAAGAGCCTGTGTAATCACAGTCAACTTACCAGAAAGCTCCAACGACGATTCACTTGTAACATCAAACAATCCTTCCACAGTTAAGAATCTACGATATATCTCTGGAGATCTTCTCAAGTCAATGAAGCCTGGAACCCACCATGCAACCACGCTCCATATATCGGTGGTGGTTGCATTGTAGTTATTGTCCAACCATTTCCCTAAGAAcctcttcaaaaatgatTCGAACTTCACTAAATCCGCATCTGTGGTGTATTTGCAGCTCAGTAATAGTCCAGACACAATCTCACTACATGCAATGAGTGAAGATTTGTCATCCTTATCATATATCTCCTCACATATGTCAAGGATATCCTCGTACTTCATTGAGCAACACTCGTTAGAGATCAAATGGACAAGAATACCAAAGAGCCCTAACCTATTAGTACTGAAGCTGCTTTGAGCCTCATTGGAACGAATGAAAATCTGGCATAGTTCCATTAACCACTCCTTTGTAATAAGCTTACCAAACTCTTTCATGATCTGCATATCCTCCTCCCTTAAATTAAAGTTTATTTGGTTCTGTGTTTTTACAACGCCAACTGGTCTACCCCAAGATAGCCAGCCAACATACGCCTTTGAGTCAACAAAGTAATTTGGGTGCTCGACATTGtccatttctttgaaaaactcTTGCTCAAAGTTTGGTTGTGAGGAGTCCAAATATTTCACGTATTCTCTCACGTAGTCCGAACGATATGTTGCAGCAACATCATAATTGTAGTTTCCCAAAGAAATCATTTTATTGCAAACATTCAACATTGTCACAATACAATGAGCAATCACTAAAGGATGTTTTGTCTTGGTTAACTCGAAACTTTGAACTAAAACATCTGGATTAGGTTTTATTTCCAAATTTTGTTGTATGACTTGGCCAATACGAACAATCTGACACACGGAGATCCAACGCAATTGAGGatccttcttttggaaCGCAATGAGGTTAGCATTTAAAGTTTCTAGCTTTTGTAGATACTCTTGTCTCTTTCTGTCCTTTGCAGTCTTAACAACAGATACTTGTTTTCCAATGGTATCATCGTTGGGCTTTAAACAGTCAATAGCAGATTCATCGAAAAGACACACTTTTGAAGGAATCTTAATTAAGTCCGATACGCTGTCTAATACCTGATCagataaagaaacaacagtATCTGAATTGATTTTAGAAGCACGTAATAATAGAATAATCATTCTTTCGAGATTATTATAGTCTGACATCATTTTACGTTGGATTTTCTTCATGGAAAGAACCTGAATCAATACTTCAAGTCTCTTTGGAGCCTCATCATCTGTGCTTTCCAAAGCAGCTTCAAATGCATTAAAAACTTTCTTTACGATTATGGAATATGATCCAATCAATTGCTTCATAACATGGATCATACATTGCTGCGCTGGTCTATGAATATTAGGATAAACCGAAAGCGATAGAGAAATTACATCATTGAGTAGTTTTGATTCAAGTTTAGATGGTTTTCTGTTAGTTGAATGCAACGTGAGTCTGGAAGTATGTAATTCCTGACAGTCAGCAGCTAGATAAGTTCTTGTAAATGGCAAAAATGGTTCTTCCCAGTGGGCAATATCTTGgatgttttccaaaaactcGATCGAAATAGCACCCTTCGGATCATCAATGAAAATAGTCTCCTGGCCTACATCTGTGAACCAAACCTTCAAACCGTGTAATAATGTTTGGAATACAGAAGTTGAGTTCTCAAAATTCTCGTTCATAAATTTGAACACTTTATGCAAGAACAAACCTATTTCCTCTCTCAAATGATGAATCTTAGAATATCTTGGATCTAAGGCACGTTCCGAAGGTGTTTTACCAAAGAAGTAGTTGTATGAAAAGACATCAATGTCTCTAAATGCCATATATGAATTCatcattgaagaattcgaGTCTCTATCATTCCCAGGAACTGGCGTTGCAATCCCAGAAGGTGCTTCAGAAGGTTCCGTATCATAATCCACTAGTTTGTTATTTTCGGTTCCAGTTGATTCGTCTGATATATCAAAGTTTTCATCAGCATCAGAACCTTGAGCTTCTGTCATTTCTATATCAGTGTCGCCAGTTTCGCCTCTGACTTTTTCTATGTCTACTAATAGCTCGTTGTTGTCACACGTTTCATCGCGTATCTTTTGCAAAAGCAATaactttttcttgtatGGATCCATGAGTGATATTGATTTGTTGCTTTGATTGAAATCAGCATCGTATAATATACTACTACCAGAAATAACATTCGTAATGAtcaatatattctttttcatattGTCGACGTAGTTGAAGTTGTTCTGCGGATCACTCATCAAACTTTCCATAGACTTAGCTGCAAAGGTGTAAAAGCGTTCGATTAATTTCATAGCAAAATCAATTTCCTGTGAGGAAGGTTGATGCCATTTGAATTGCTGTAGTTTGGGGTCATACTTTCTTTTGTCAAACTGTAATCCACCCCACTTTTCAgaatcttcaatttcacAATCCTCTTGGAATAACCTATAATCTACCACTTCCGTGGTAGTGAGACTTTCTAAAGTATGATGCAAAAGCATGGCCGTTATCACATCTAAAGGTGGATTTGTAACGTTGGTGTAAATGTATTCAAGCAAGTCAACAAGATCATCTGCGAATGTCAAGAGAGATTCTTGTGCATATCTTAAGACATCATTCAACGTGGATAACAGAGTTGCCAGTTTGACATCTCTAGGTTGGATCTCTGTTGTACTTCTGACAGAACCTGCTCCATTCTTTATTTGCTCtctgatattgaaattcaaaTCCCTAAATATCTTAACACTCAAAGAATGATCTCTTTTAATTGATGCACTCAAAGGAATAGAAACTAGTTCGATCAATGGGTTTTTGACCTTAAAAGAATCATTATCCCAAAATGATTTTTCAAGCAAACCGAAAACGTAGTAAAACATCTTGTTGTCCATAGACTGAAGCATAATCATAGATGTTTGGTTGATTTTAGAAATTAAACCTGGATCTAGGTCCACATCCACTAATTGATATAATTTATCGACATATACCTTCATACAGTTTTCAAATACAGTAGTGGATGCTTTAAAGGCCTGTTCAAGAACAGATTCATCGTATTGGAAATCAGTTGATGATCCACCTTCCTTGATGAAGTACAAATGCTGTTCTATGAATGGGATCGTATTGGATTCAAATGTTAAGTATTCATCATCCTTTACAAAAACTTCTATTGGGATGAAACATGATATCGAAACAATACTATTCATCAAGTTACTAGTTAATGAGATGTTATTGAGATCAATCTTTTCGATTAGTATGGAAAGAAGGTTTGTAATATGAACACGATATAGTTTATCTTCGATTAAGAACCTTACAATTCTTGTGAATTGTTTCAACGACGTGAGTAACCTATGTTCTGAGTTAACATATTGATCAGAAAGGGCATCGTATAAATCGACAATAATCTTATCGCAAATTTTATGGGCGTTCTTTGGCTTCATATCTAACAAATATCCGAAACTTGAAATATAATAGTTAGCAACCTCTGATTGTTTACTTTGTGAACCGACTAGTAGAAGATCAATGAATGAGTTTACGAGGATTTCATGACATTCATCAGTAAACTTTAACTCGTTCCTATAAGGAGCATCTGCCTTCTTTTCGTGCATGTACCTTTCGTGATACATCCTAATAAATCCATGGATAAATTTGGCAATAATATCGGTCCAGTATCCCGTGTTGGAAGGATGGACATACGTCTCTACTGATGTTAAAAGTTTTGTTAATTTATCGAAGAAAGCATGTGGATTTTTCCCGTTGATTGAGTAAACTAGAGGCCTTACTACTCTAGTGACTGAACAGAGCTGATAATCTTCCTTTATATGGTTTTTAATTCTGTTCAAGATGAAGTCCATTTGAAATTCTGTGAGAATACCGTAATCTCCAAAGTCAACATTAGATAGCGCTAAAATACGTGGATTCGCTTGCTGGATATATTGATAATAAGCATCCATGGCAACATGGCCGACAAAAGCATACAAATGAGTGTCAAAGCTATTATCAGCACTCGTGTTAGACCATAAAGAAAATAGTACTGGGAAATAATCTAGGACTTTTCTATCCTTGTGATAATGGAACGGTACTAAACATGAGAGCGACGGTAGGGCTACTGACATCGTTTGTGGCGATATAGATGCTAAGAAGTAATCCATAGTATCCGTCAGTATATTTGGATCATTGGGATCAAAAAATGGCCTAGCCATTGATGATAACATCACCAATAGTCTGAACAATGATAAGTCGCTTTTATTCTCGATATCGTACATCTTATAGTCAGGTTCTGTAGTTGGTAAAAATTCATTCAATAAGTCCTTCATCGGTTTATAGTCTAATACCATACCAATCTTTATCAACTCTTGAGTAAAATCAGTACCTTCGTCTCCTGTAGAAACTAATTTCTCAAACATCTCCAAATGGAGTTGTCTATAAACTTTCTGACCTCTAACAAGACAAAGGTTGTAATACACAACAGCTAGTGCCTTACGCAACGTAAGTGGGAATTCAAAATGCATACAATTCTTTAGTTCATTTGTCCAGTGGTTGACGTTAATAACTGCTGCCGATCTCGCGGTTATCTTTCCTGAAACTCCGAAATCTGGATCGGCAGCATCTAAGAACTCATTTTCCTCTAGTAGTTCCATTGAATCATTCTCATCGTCCTCATCAAAGTTTGCCACATCATGTGGATCATCCGCTACATCTTGTATCAATCTAAACATATCGGAATTCAATGCCAAATCGTAAACTTCATTCTTTAATGCTAGTAAATCCTTACTGGTAATACTAATAAGACCCTGTACATCCATTGACTTGATTGCAACGTATAAATTGGTGAGTATATGATAGAGATACTTCGCCTGGTCCAAGTGCGACTCGATATCATAAGGTAGAAGATCTTCTAGTTCTACCGCTGGCTTCACCCGCCTACCGAAAAATCGCGATGTTGGATCATGGATATTCGCCCTATGCTTTTCCACATCTTCGTCAAAATCAAGGCCATAATGTGCTAGACGTTCCTTCATATAGCTCCcttccaaaactttatACATGAGTGTAGGTGTCGTAGACCTAGCTCTGTTGGACAAACCATCCTCATTCGATCCAATGCCATTCAAACCATTCGATAatttcgtcttcttcaCGCTCAATTCTGCATTGCTTGCAGATCTCTTGTCACTTGCCATCCTAACGCTCTGTAAAAGAGGattcttcaaagccttAGATGGCAAAGGGCTCTTGATGTTGGAATTGGCCTGCTTCTCGCtcatttttattctctTCGACAACTATCGAATTGATTGTACTCTTAAGTTAAAGCTCAGTGTGGcaaataatattttattatgGGAAAACCTTAGCTTTGGCTTAAGCGTATTTTACGTGCAAATCACCAACAATTAACAGGGAACCTGGGCGCTGCACAACTTTTCCTAAAGGTTACGGGTGTTATTTGAGCTTTCAGTACGTACTATGTATGTAAATGGTAAAGGGATGGGGCTCTACATTTTTTCGAGTTAACATAGTTTTAACGTCGCTTAGTAAGTTGCGTCATTGATGATCcattaaagaatatgacCTTCCCAGAAGGTCTCAGAGGGTAATACCCTTAAAAGAATAGAGTTATACAACGTTACATACCGTTTCACGACTACAGAGAGGGTGTACTGTAGGGATACACGATGAGTTAGGTGTT of Kluyveromyces marxianus DMKU3-1042 DNA, complete genome, chromosome 3 contains these proteins:
- the BLM10 gene encoding proteasome activator BLM10, with product MSEKQANSNIKSPLPSKALKNPLLQSVRMASDKRSASNAELSVKKTKLSNGLNGIGSNEDGLSNRARSTTPTLMYKVLEGSYMKERLAHYGLDFDEDVEKHRANIHDPTSRFFGRRVKPAVELEDLLPYDIESHLDQAKYLYHILTNLYVAIKSMDVQGLISITSKDLLALKNEVYDLALNSDMFRLIQDVADDPHDVANFDEDDENDSMELLEENEFLDAADPDFGVSGKITARSAAVINVNHWTNELKNCMHFEFPLTLRKALAVVYYNLCLVRGQKVYRQLHLEMFEKLVSTGDEGTDFTQELIKIGMVLDYKPMKDLLNEFLPTTEPDYKMYDIENKSDLSLFRLLVMLSSMARPFFDPNDPNILTDTMDYFLASISPQTMSVALPSLSCLVPFHYHKDRKVLDYFPVLFSLWSNTSADNSFDTHLYAFVGHVAMDAYYQYIQQANPRILALSNVDFGDYGILTEFQMDFILNRIKNHIKEDYQLCSVTRVVRPLVYSINGKNPHAFFDKLTKLLTSVETYVHPSNTGYWTDIIAKFIHGFIRMYHERYMHEKKADAPYRNELKFTDECHEILVNSFIDLLLVGSQSKQSEVANYYISSFGYLLDMKPKNAHKICDKIIVDLYDALSDQYVNSEHRLLTSLKQFTRIVRFLIEDKLYRVHITNLLSILIEKIDLNNISLTSNLMNSIVSISCFIPIEVFVKDDEYLTFESNTIPFIEQHLYFIKEGGSSTDFQYDESVLEQAFKASTTVFENCMKVYVDKLYQLVDVDLDPGLISKINQTSMIMLQSMDNKMFYYVFGLLEKSFWDNDSFKVKNPLIELVSIPLSASIKRDHSLSVKIFRDLNFNIREQIKNGAGSVRSTTEIQPRDVKLATLLSTLNDVLRYAQESLLTFADDLVDLLEYIYTNVTNPPLDVITAMLLHHTLESLTTTEVVDYRLFQEDCEIEDSEKWGGLQFDKRKYDPKLQQFKWHQPSSQEIDFAMKLIERFYTFAAKSMESLMSDPQNNFNYVDNMKKNILIITNVISGSSILYDADFNQSNKSISLMDPYKKKLLLLQKIRDETCDNNELLVDIEKVRGETGDTDIEMTEAQGSDADENFDISDESTGTENNKLVDYDTEPSEAPSGIATPVPGNDRDSNSSMMNSYMAFRDIDVFSYNYFFGKTPSERALDPRYSKIHHLREEIGLFLHKVFKFMNENFENSTSVFQTLLHGLKVWFTDVGQETIFIDDPKGAISIEFLENIQDIAHWEEPFLPFTRTYLAADCQELHTSRLTLHSTNRKPSKLESKLLNDVISLSLSVYPNIHRPAQQCMIHVMKQLIGSYSIIVKKVFNAFEAALESTDDEAPKRLEVLIQVLSMKKIQRKMMSDYNNLERMIILLLRASKINSDTVVSLSDQVLDSVSDLIKIPSKVCLFDESAIDCLKPNDDTIGKQVSVVKTAKDRKRQEYLQKLETLNANLIAFQKKDPQLRWISVCQIVRIGQVIQQNLEIKPNPDVLVQSFELTKTKHPLVIAHCIVTMLNVCNKMISLGNYNYDVAATYRSDYVREYVKYLDSSQPNFEQEFFKEMDNVEHPNYFVDSKAYVGWLSWGRPVGVVKTQNQINFNLREEDMQIMKEFGKLITKEWLMELCQIFIRSNEAQSSFSTNRLGLFGILVHLISNECCSMKYEDILDICEEIYDKDDKSSLIACSEIVSGLLLSCKYTTDADLVKFESFLKRFLGKWLDNNYNATTTDIWSVVAWWVPGFIDLRRSPEIYRRFLTVEGLFDVTSESSLELSGKLTVITQALSDVTFKMGSVQRIIDNLVFDHPSDVVRREVGKLFSVIFYVKASAHKPNVKSLLESAQNQPLEVREVPEWLKEKAIKIFEEIETERELVKNLSAQDILKTRYIYLATTMFYWTSHLIHTGAKACLAPFAYKYLAPFLMKLDRMRDVCKMVNIKAYNVYLELAYIPIPKHLLPEMISILDLTDLTSSHELRVNLTYAEKIFSTQSLVMKEPEREKILDFVVDKLYYESSVEVRQKAAFVLAGIVHNISYDTATLHMLLDHFNKKLGSYTSKQKAALSKSNTEIHGAVLGLGAIIEAFPYVSPLPDWVPANIAILASWARTSGMCGAAAKNIISRYKKVRADTWHLDRFQFTSEQLEDMEGVLWRSYYA
- the VTC2 gene encoding vacuolar transporter chaperone; the protein is MLFGVKLANDTYPPWRDQYIDYEKLKKLLKESVIRDSEINNSGSKKGKKQGKADEYWTEKDESKFVTALDEELEKVYSFQTSTYNKIMNTLNKLEEETDNDESLQSIDFQAFQQHLEECLSQAQELDNFQRLNFTGFTKIVKKHDKLHPGYPSVKSLLQVRLKSLPFHSEEYSPLLYKISYLYNIVRNNFSTVSKSLANSSKFSSIPNHEETTTQSFKFWVHQDNLMEVKTNILRRLPVLVYAQAPSESDDLINRLESSLLNDDGGPAISNSSNETDVGHLNKSFEPVISTLYFDNDAFELYNNKLLKTNSAPTLRLRWIGKLSDKPDIFLEKRMFVIDDESNRTDFEETRIKLKPKFINGFIFNGDTEYKELMLKKLKESGSSSDTAKKLENEFDSIQKFILENELQPVLRTLYQRTAFQIPGDDRVRITIDSDIMYIREDSFDKDRPIRDPKHWHRSDIDADVVNPLKMVRPGEYAKFPYSVMEIKVKTSSSLAASSENALSALSHGGHQVKWIADLANSHLVKEVPKFSKYVQGVASLFGEDEKLDMLPFWLPDLEFDIRKDPKQAYEEEKRKLERQQEHAAKMDKMKRLSVVASGNGTSGDLSHDAAVAAATAAANAANAAAGNGGAIDDGSSDNESSDDEDGSGTSHKKKSKKSRRRHKNLEPTIMSLFTGASNAESSKLTGVDSEDEEIELPPGVKKPTSYLKNAGPVKVEAKVWLANERTFNKWLSVTTLLSVLTFSISNSVKKANLAKLADWLTYIYFGLTVFTGLWAYHTYVTRLNVIKARSGKHLDAPVGPLLVSFVVSAALIINFVVAFVDLGKKRANPAAGDYISVASARTESPIISAIIDSITGWLGVAPAH
- the SEC4 gene encoding Rab family GTPase SEC4 → MSGLRTVSANGSMNKNYDSVMKILLLGDSGVGKSCLLVRFVEDKFTPTFITTIGIDFKIKTVDINGKRVKLQLWDTAGQERFRTITTAYYRGAMGIVLIYDVTDERTFENIRQWFSTVNQHASEDVVMLLVGNKKDMDTRTVSYEQGEALAKELGIPFIEASAKDDTNVSEIFFTLAKLIQDKIDDGKMEGKADKEGSVSIRGSGASGSKANCC